A region of the Aphelocoma coerulescens isolate FSJ_1873_10779 chromosome 7, UR_Acoe_1.0, whole genome shotgun sequence genome:
AGGGAACGGGCGGGAGTTGCCTCCACTTGAACCGATACAATGGCAAATTAatggcttctccccttcaatttAATCCCCTAACCTATTGGGAAAAGAGGGGTTTTCCTCACTTTAAAACTCTctggtgctggaaaaagggggatttttcctCAATTCAAACCCTTAGAAAGGAGGGAGAACTGGGCTTCCCCCTCAATTTAAACCTTACAATGatggaaaagggggagatgAAAGGGACCTCACATACTGCCCTGCCCGCTCAGGTGCTGCCCCTTGGCACAAGagcttttccctgggtgttttctTGAAGCGATGCTCCTTACCCGGGTGCATCCGGCCGCTCCCCGGCTCCTGCGGAGCGCTGCGACCGTTGTTCCCGAAGCGTCTCTCGGGACGCCTCCGTTGGCCCCTCTCGACCGGCAGCTCCCCGTGTAGGTGTGCCTCGGGAACCCTCTGAAAGCGACCTGTGGCAGAGCCGCCCCCTCCTCATCCACGCCGGTCGCGCTCGGTGCTGCCGCACCTCGGAGCGGGGGGATGAGGCGGAGAAAGGTCCTGCCGGTCGTTCCCTCCCCTACGTGGGCCGTCGTCCGCCCCCGAAACGCCGGGGTGTGGGGCTTTCCTTTCCGTGGAAAAGGACCGGCCTTCTCGTCCGGGTGCAcgtggccaaaattgggatcccgcctccaaaattccctatGTCCTAGGCTTGTACTTACCGAGGAAATTCCCTGCCGATCGCAAGCGATTACCGGTAATGGTTCTTCCATAATTGTTACTGACTTCCATTTCCTTTGAAGTGTTTGACGTGTTCCTCGAGGGGGTCGAGGGTTTGGCCGGGTCGTTTATGGCCCATCCCGGCAGGCCCGGACCAAACCCGAGCGCCCCCGTCGCCGGTCCGCCCTGAATTTCGGTGAAATATTgatattgtttataaatacTCCCTTTCCCTGCTACTCGGTCTTTCCTCGTGTatctgcagggagagggtttacTCTATCCCTTGATCCCACCCGCAGCTCTCCGGCCCAAATGCCGATGCTTGCGGACATGATCTAAGCAGAAAACTACTACGAGTGTTGGCTTTTTGAAGTAAAAGTCTTATTGTACATCTGGctgtacaatttaaaaaaatgcatctattGATGGTCATTATGGGAAAgcttttcagaggagaaaatacccattttggtagcacagatcccattttgacaatactgcatttttgtgggtttgggaatcCTGCCTGTACAAGACATCTGAAAATCGGTATTTTACAATTTGATATTTGGAAAGGGggtcattttgatattttggaaCTTGATATTCTGTCGTTTTGAAATGGAATTagtttggtattttggaacctgGTATTCTGATATTTGGAAACCGGGTAactttggtattttggaacttggTAATTTGTAACTGGGTTACTTTGGTATTTCTGAACGTGTTCTGGCAATTTGAAACTGGGTTACTTTGCTACCTCTGAACGTGGtgttctggtattttgaaactaggctattttaatattttggaacTGGGTATTGTGGTTGtttgaaactgtttttctggtattttgaaatttgGGTTTCTATGATTTTGAACTAggttattctggtattttgttccaaaataccagacaaataacaaacaaaacaaagaacaaaatttttctgtaggctgtttttttggtgtatttgtaggcttttttttttttccctgtgtattgTATGATGAGCTTTTACTGTTTTTGTAACCtcggggtttggttttttgtaatctgcgcctggcagggacctggggcATCCCAGTCGAGTCTCTAGGCTTCGTTTGCTGTCTTCCGCTACGATTAACAGTTCCTGGCATGGGAACTGTTAAATTACAGACTATATGATGAGATGCTTcctgaaacaaattaattccAGCTAAAtgactcttcctgctctgcagttccTATACCTGGCCCGGTTTAAATCCGTACCTAGCCCGACTCTTCGGTCCTTCCGTTTCCTACCGCTCTGCTCGGGGCTTTGCACCTCACGCTCTTTCCTCCCTCGGTGGCGTCACGGCAGAATGCGGCGAGGTTTTGGCCGGCACTTGACGTCTCCGAGATGAACTTACCGagaattcttctgcttttcgcTGCACCTGCCACAACAACATTtgttcactgaaataaatgctttccACAATGAACTAAAGGTGTAAGGGAACAAGCGCTGCACTGTTGGGGAGGAGGATAGTTTGGCAAGGGAATTACACAGATCTGGAGGCTTGGCAGAattgaaaaaaaggcaagaaaaacacaagaaCTCCAAGCCCAAGCTACATCCACTACACAAAACATATTGGCCATAAAAGCAAGAAATTCCCATCTGCTTCtaaaaaacctaagcagcacaaaataaaatctattttgctAGAGTTCTGCTTACCATAAAAAACCCTGATTAATTTAATCATGACACTTAAACTTCAGGCATATTAGAAAACTTGTACTGTCTGAAATGTCAGGGGAGGCTGATGCAGCAGCTCCACCCCAGTCACTGtgctggaaagcacaggaggCACCTGCTACATCACAGGTacttttggaaataaataaaacgcAGCACTTTAGGTTGTGACAGATTGTAAAGCACTGTACCTAAAAGCCCCATAACATAAACATGTACTGAAGCTGAAGCAAGCACCACATTTGAAGCTTCTTTCCATCCTGTTCCTTCCACCCACTTGCTGCagttccctgggagctgccaggagcactTACTTGCACTGAAGCATCTCCCATGATGAATTTTGCCCCTTCAATAACAGCTAAGTAGGAGAACCGGAGCTGATCTGCAGTCTGGATGAGCCCCATCCTGTACTTCCTcatttccaggagaatctgctTAACATCCACGGAAGAAGGGTCTTTCCGTTTGTCCATCTGCAGATAAAAACGTGAAACGTTTTCTGCTCTGATGAGGTTCACTACAATGACTCACTTTGTGGTAAGGCCTTCACACCACCCTCCACATTACAGAACGAATGAACTCACATACAATTGGTATCAACGGCTCTTTACTGGGTCTCCAAAAACACACAGGGGAAAACACTGGGCctcaaaaatgctgctttccctgAAAGCAAAGCCTGTCTTTGCGAATCACTCTGAAAACTGGAGACTTTTCTTCCCCTAACTCAAAATGGCCACTTAGGAATGAGACCTGCCTTGGAATACACTCCCAAAACAGCAGAGTAAAACAACAGGAAATCACAGGgaacccctccagcccctgctccagctcctttaaGGCTGCACCAAAGCTCCCCTGAAGGTGCCTGTGCAGGAGAGGTGGCCCTGCAGGTGGCCCTTACCAGCAGCAGACAGGTGTCCACCAGGCAGAAGGTGCCCGACCTCCCGATGCCAGCGCTGCAGTGCACCACGACcgggccgtgcccggggctcGGCGAGCCCGACTCCCGCACCTTGAACGGGAAATTCAGGAACGAGGCCGGCGactctgggaccccaaagtcGGGCCAGGTGGTGTAGTGAAAGTGCAGAATCTCCCGAGTTTCCTGGGTCTGCAAAAACAGGGTTTGGGAACAGTTTTAGTTTGGATACACCAGTCAGAAGGACTGACTTAAATTCCAAGGACAAAGTTTCAGGGAGTCTCAGGGAGTTTTTATAGCTGCACAGCCAAGAAACTAATTACAAGTAATTGTCTCTTGTTGTGAAGGTCTCCACTGGGACCAAAGGGAATTGGGTAAGTAAATTTACTTATTTACAATTCAGTTATTTCAGTGCAGCTCAGAAGCCTGTGTCACTCTGGGTATGGCTGAGACATGAAACCGCCGGGAGTGTCCCCAGGTACGTCTCAGAAATATCCAAGAGTTTCATTTCCATGACATCT
Encoded here:
- the LOC138113425 gene encoding tyrosine-protein phosphatase non-receptor type 1-like isoform X2 codes for the protein MPRHRMSRVGALPAPGEFLRRSGNLGAGPPTGTDGAAPVRAARSRGLILGDPVFFGTFNPPSGTRTLDLQETREILHFHYTTWPDFGVPESPASFLNFPFKVRESGSPSPGHGPVVVHCSAGIGRSGTFCLVDTCLLLMDKRKDPSSVDVKQILLEMRKYRMGLIQTADQLRFSYLAVIEGAKFIMGDASVQVQRKAEEFSVSSSRRRQVPAKTSPHSAVTPPREERA
- the LOC138113425 gene encoding tyrosine-protein phosphatase non-receptor type 1-like isoform X1, yielding MPRHRMSRVGALPAPGEFLRRSGNLGAGPPTGTDGAAPVRAARSRGLILGDPVFFGTFNPPSGTRTLDLQTQETREILHFHYTTWPDFGVPESPASFLNFPFKVRESGSPSPGHGPVVVHCSAGIGRSGTFCLVDTCLLLMDKRKDPSSVDVKQILLEMRKYRMGLIQTADQLRFSYLAVIEGAKFIMGDASVQVQRKAEEFSVSSSRRRQVPAKTSPHSAVTPPREERA